From a region of the Malania oleifera isolate guangnan ecotype guangnan chromosome 12, ASM2987363v1, whole genome shotgun sequence genome:
- the LOC131144379 gene encoding E3 ubiquitin-protein ligase DA2L-like, translating into MGNKLGRRRQVVDEKYTRPQGLYQHREVDHKKLRKLILDSKLAPCYPGDEEYTYDLEECPICFLYYPSLNRSRCCMKGICTECFLQMKTPNSTRPTQCPFCKTSNYAVEYRGMKSKEEKGMEQIEEQRVIEAKIRMRQQEIQDDEVRMQKRQEMSSTSEIITQGEVEHSSTAGPSFRSLVDGEEIMSSHEPALLARQPPRARQNRDDEFDLDLEDIMVMEAIWLSIQASGRHRNLVYGETSPEEDSIGDHSAVAESSSSPSGGLACAIAALAERQQMGGESTTNNGDISAFNILPGDSRFSSRMEQVGESYPPENSVELSSDSGMAATRDDGQWCIERGSEVAEAGTSYATSDTTEDAGEIVALPTSDDNGATFQTMTGPIIPESFEEQMMLAMAVSLAEARARTNAQGVAWQ; encoded by the exons ATGGGGAATAAACTGGGGAGAAGGCGACAGGTGGTGGATGAGAAGTATACAAGACCCCAGGGGTTGTACCAGCACAGGGAAGTTGATCACAAAAAGCTTCGAAAGCTCATTCTTGACTCTAAGCTCGCTCCTTGCTATCCTGGGGATGAAGAATATACCTACGATCTTGAGGAATGCCCAATTTGCTTTTTG TACTATCCTAGTCTCAACCGCTCGAGATGTTGTATGAAAGGAATTTGTACAG AGTGTTTTCTGCAGATGAAAACCCCTAATTCAACTCGGCCTACTCA GTGTCCCTTTTGTAAAACCTCAAATTATGCTGTGGAGTATCGGGGTATGAAATCAAAGGAGGAAAAGGGCATGGAAcaaatt GAAGAACAGCGGGTTATAGAAGCAAAAATACGGATGAGGCAACAAGAAATTCAGGACGATGAAGTGAGAATGCAGAAAAGGCAGGAGATGAGTTCTACAAGTGAGATCATCACACAAGGGGAGGTTGAACACAGCTCAACAGCTG GACCATCTTTTAGGTCTCTCGTAGATGGCGAGGAAATCATGTCCTCCCATGAACCTGCTCTCTTAGCTAGACAACCTCCACGAGCGAGGCAGAATAG GGACGATGAATTTGACCTGGATCTAGAGGACATAATGGTCATGGAAGCAATTTGGCTTTCCATCCAG GCGAGTGGAAGGCACAGAAATCTAGTTTATGGTGAAACTAGTCCTGAAGAAGACAGCATTGGGGATCACTCAGCTGTAGCCGAATCATCCTCATCCCCATCTGGAGGTCTTGCTTGTGCAATTGCTGCCCTAGCTGAGCGCCAGCAAATGGGTGGAGAGTCCACTACAAACAATGGAGACATTTCAGCATTCAACATTCTTCCGGGTGATAGCAGGTTTTCTAGCAGGATGGAACAAGTAGGGGAGAGCTACCCTCCAGAGAATTCTGTTGAGCTGTCTTCTGACAGTGGTATGGCTGCCACAAGAGATGATGGACAATGGTGTATTGAGCGTGGTTCTGAGGTAGCAGAAGCAGGAACCAGCTATGCAACTTCTGATACTACAGAAGATGCTGGGGAAATTGTTGCGTTACCAACTTCAGATGACAATGGCGCCACTTTTCAAACTATGACAGGGCCCATCATTCCCGAGAGTTTTGAGGAACAGATGATGCTGGCCATGGCTGTCTCACTAGCTGAGGCTCGAGCTAGGACAAATGCGCAAGGAGTTGCCTGGCAGTAA